Proteins from a genomic interval of Eriocheir sinensis breed Jianghai 21 unplaced genomic scaffold, ASM2467909v1 Scaffold865, whole genome shotgun sequence:
- the LOC126994747 gene encoding uncharacterized protein LOC126994747, which translates to MTPPPEYPFQQTVADMFQHEGHTYMAYADRLAGWLEIAHFPHGATSQRIKTQLRRYFACWGAPEQVSTDGGTNLASDEMMEFLKKWGVLVRMSSAQYPQSNGRAEVAVKTAKRLIVPNTGDGGKLDTDRMALVSSTTFQQSHPTPTTRCV; encoded by the coding sequence ATGACGCCGCCCCCTGAGTACCCGTTCCAGCAGACGGTGGCCGACATGTTCCAGCACGAAGGACACACGTACATGGCCTACGCCGACAGGCTTGCCGGCTGGCTGGAAATAGCTCACTTCCCACACGGCGCCACGTCCCAGAGAATCAAGACGCAACTGCGGCGATACTTCGCCTGCTGGGGGGCCCCGGAGCAAGTATCCACGGATGGCGGCACGAACCTGGCCAGCGACGAGATGATGGAGTTCCTGAAAAAGTGGGGCGTGTTGGTGCGCATGTCCTCCGCCCAATACCCACAATCCAACGGAAGGGCCGAGGTCGCCGTCAAGACAGCCAAGAGGCTCATCGTGCCCAACACCGGCGACGGAGGCAAACTCGACACTGACAGGATGGCGCTGGTGTCATCAACCACCTTTCAACAATCACATCCAACGCCTACCACCAGATGCGTTTAA